The Synergistaceae bacterium region CTGTTGCCGTGGTTGACAGATCATATAATCCGGGCGGTTCATGCGGAATATTTCGACGCGGAGATGTAACGTTTGACCAGGGTTCTGCCATGCTGTACGGCTTCGGCGAAAACGGCTTCAATGCGCACCGCTTTGTTTTCAATTGTTTGGAAGAGCCGATTGACGTCATTCGCCATGACCTTTTATACTGTGTGAACTTTAAAGGCAGGAGGATACGTTTCTGGGCAGACGTTGAGAAATTTGCGTATGAGCTCTCCGAAGTGTTTCCAGCCGAAAAAGATAACATTCGTCGATTCTACCGCGATATGCTGACGATGTACCGCCATGTGATGGTGGAATCACCCAGCTACACCACAGCCGATGAAACCGATGGTAAAACAGCTTTAAAAAGCATGTTGAAGCATCCGATATCCTATATCCGGTTTCTAAGCTTCCTTAACAAGAGTGCAAAAAGCCTGCTGGAAAAGTATTTTACCGATCCGGAGATATTCAAGTTTTTTGACAAGCTGACGTCCACGTATTGCTATGCGACGGTAGAAGAAGCCCCTGCGGTACTGGCGGCCGTGATGTTCGTCGACAACCATGTGGGCGGCAGCTACTATCCGGCCGGCTCCACGCTGTTTTTACCGGGCAAGCTGGAGAAGGTTATTGAAGAGCACGGCGGAGACATGTTTTTGCAACGGGAGGCTGTCTCCATCGAATTTGAGGACGGCAAGCCCGCGGGCGTAAAACTAGACGACGGACAGGTGCTCTCTGCATCGGATATCATTTACTCTGGAACGGTTTGGAACCTGTATGGCAAGCTGATTGGCCATGAGCATTCGACCGAACAACGCAGGACGTGGGCGAAGAAGCAAGTGCCCACCTACCCCAGCGTCGTGTTGTATGCCGTGGTAGATAAAAACATCATTCCTGAAGATACAGCGCCCATCGAGATGCTGATAGGCAATCCGGATATGCTCGATGAAAGCGAAGTGACGGTATATATACTCAGTATCGATGACAGAACCCTGTGCAAAGAGGGTGAGCACACTGTTGTGGCCATCGGCCCCACCTTTGAAACCTGGGATTTGTCAGACGAGAGAGAGTATCAGAGAAAGAAGCAAAAAGAACAGGAACGTCTGATTAACGTAATAGAAAAGCGGTTCCCCGGTTTTGAAAAGGCAGTGCGGTATGCCGAGGTGGCAACGCCAAGAACGATTGAATGGTACACAATGAAAAATGGTGGTGCAGTGGCAGGCCCCAAACAGATGCTGGGGCAGCATATGTTCCGCCGCCTGCATACGCGCACGGAATGGGATAACCTATTTTGCTGCGGCGAGTCCACCGTGATGGGAACAGGAACGCCCACAGTGACGACCTCCGGTCTTTCGGCCGCTAACGCCCTGCTCAAAAAGCTGGGAAAAGAGCCGTATGTCTATCAGGAAAATATGAAGAACTTCGTCCGCATTGTGGAGAAGCCCTTTACGGCAGACCGGCTCTATGACGGGTACGACAAAGCATCGCACGCAGTGATGTGCAAAGCCATGCGGTGCAGGTTGTGTGAGCACCCTACCTGCTCAACCGAAGTAGATATACGCGGCATCATGCGTCGTGTAGCTGTTGGGAATTTTGTCGGTGCCAAAAAGTGTTGGCTGAAGAACAGGGTTGACTTGGATTTGTTGGAAAAGTTCGAGGCGGATTGTATCTGTATGACCGATAAAAATGACGCAGTAGAAATTCGCGAGGTTATTCATTATTTGAGCGGGGTGAATCTGTGAATAAAGAATACGATGCAATCGTGGTAGGCGGCGGACTTGCAGGGCTAACAAGCGCGGCGTATCTCTGCCGGTATGGGTACCGCACGCTGCTGTTGGAGAAATCGCATAAGACAGGCGGTCTGGTGAACACCTTTTGGCATCAGGGTTATGCTTTTGACGCCGGTATTCGTGCTTTTGAAAACTCCGGCATTTTATTCCCTATGCTCAAAAGCTTGGGACTGGAGTTGGAATTTGCGCCAAATCCTGTATCCATAGGTATTGGAGATCGATGGACAAGACTGTGCGGACAGGAGAGTCTAAAGAGCTACGCAAAGATGCTGACCAAGATCTTTCCGGAGAATGCGCCAGATATCGATAAGATCACGTTGGAGATCCAAAAAGTGATGGATTATATGGACGTGTTATACGGCATCGATAATCTGCTTTTTCTCGATAATATGAAAGACCCGAAATTGCTAAAAACGCTGCTTCCATGGCTGCTTAAGTATCCGGTCAATATCCGAAA contains the following coding sequences:
- a CDS encoding FAD-dependent oxidoreductase, producing MKYDAIIIGGGLSGLTAASLLAKRGLTVAVVDRSYNPGGSCGIFRRGDVTFDQGSAMLYGFGENGFNAHRFVFNCLEEPIDVIRHDLLYCVNFKGRRIRFWADVEKFAYELSEVFPAEKDNIRRFYRDMLTMYRHVMVESPSYTTADETDGKTALKSMLKHPISYIRFLSFLNKSAKSLLEKYFTDPEIFKFFDKLTSTYCYATVEEAPAVLAAVMFVDNHVGGSYYPAGSTLFLPGKLEKVIEEHGGDMFLQREAVSIEFEDGKPAGVKLDDGQVLSASDIIYSGTVWNLYGKLIGHEHSTEQRRTWAKKQVPTYPSVVLYAVVDKNIIPEDTAPIEMLIGNPDMLDESEVTVYILSIDDRTLCKEGEHTVVAIGPTFETWDLSDEREYQRKKQKEQERLINVIEKRFPGFEKAVRYAEVATPRTIEWYTMKNGGAVAGPKQMLGQHMFRRLHTRTEWDNLFCCGESTVMGTGTPTVTTSGLSAANALLKKLGKEPYVYQENMKNFVRIVEKPFTADRLYDGYDKASHAVMCKAMRCRLCEHPTCSTEVDIRGIMRRVAVGNFVGAKKCWLKNRVDLDLLEKFEADCICMTDKNDAVEIREVIHYLSGVNL